One genomic region from Natrinema caseinilyticum encodes:
- a CDS encoding UPF0146 family protein: MVHSRRGFESMVGYLADYERVIEIGIGRRTDLARALAERGVSVTATDVYDRDVPVEVQFVRDDVVDPDSSIYADADAVYARNLPPELHRPALAVARDADADLLFTTLGGDQPTIPVERKPIRTGTLYIARARRK; this comes from the coding sequence GTGGTACACTCTCGCCGGGGTTTCGAATCGATGGTCGGATATCTCGCCGACTACGAACGAGTGATCGAAATCGGCATCGGCCGCCGGACGGACCTGGCTCGGGCGCTGGCGGAACGTGGGGTTTCGGTGACCGCGACCGACGTTTACGATCGCGACGTTCCCGTAGAGGTGCAGTTCGTGCGCGACGACGTCGTCGACCCCGACTCGTCGATCTACGCCGACGCGGACGCGGTGTACGCGCGAAATCTTCCGCCAGAACTTCACCGGCCGGCGCTCGCAGTCGCGCGGGACGCCGACGCCGACCTCCTGTTTACGACGCTCGGCGGCGATCAACCGACGATCCCGGTCGAGCGGAAGCCGATTCGAACGGGAACGCTGTACATCGCTCGAGCACGCCGGAAGTAG
- a CDS encoding archaemetzincin family Zn-dependent metalloprotease: protein MLVDIVPVGNVSATVKRAASTALRSVYDCDVSVNDSQSVPNGAFDSDRNQYSAETFIQLAERVGRGTKNIAITPHDLFYRRRNYVFGLAYLDGSGSVVSTYRLQTSSDGGFSNQSAADIFEDRVRKEIVHEIGHTYGLEHCDNNRCVMNFSPTVREVDIKEENLCGSCQRLIR, encoded by the coding sequence ATGCTCGTCGATATCGTCCCGGTCGGCAACGTCTCCGCTACGGTCAAGCGGGCGGCCTCCACCGCGTTGCGATCGGTCTACGACTGCGACGTGTCGGTCAACGACTCGCAGTCGGTCCCCAACGGCGCCTTCGATTCCGACCGGAACCAGTACTCCGCCGAGACGTTCATTCAGTTGGCCGAGCGGGTCGGACGCGGCACGAAAAACATCGCCATTACCCCGCACGACCTCTTTTATCGGCGACGAAACTACGTCTTCGGTCTCGCGTATCTCGACGGCAGCGGGAGCGTCGTCTCTACGTACCGCCTCCAGACCTCGAGCGACGGCGGCTTCTCGAACCAGAGCGCCGCCGACATCTTCGAAGACCGCGTCCGCAAGGAGATCGTCCACGAGATCGGCCACACCTACGGGCTCGAACACTGCGACAACAACCGCTGCGTGATGAACTTCTCGCCGACGGTTCGCGAAGTCGATATCAAAGAAGAGAACCTCTGCGGGAGCTGTCAGCGATTGATCAGGTAA
- a CDS encoding metalloprotease family protein, whose amino-acid sequence MNADVLTSAAVAVIAVVGLAATIVGIASLLRFAIRLFSVPGVIVHEFAHKWACGLVGVTVLEVVYFRFGDPPGYVRHVQPDRYREAFVVSVAPFLVNTGSAFCLFLGLAALLETTGGIRSATNGQLAIAVVLCWFALSIGMYAFPSTGDANSLWNRSRTEWRRSPTVLLGVPVVVVIYVANLLSRLWADALYALGIGVAAFSVVGPTVI is encoded by the coding sequence GTGAACGCGGACGTCCTCACCTCTGCTGCCGTGGCCGTGATCGCCGTCGTCGGTCTCGCGGCCACGATCGTCGGTATCGCCAGCCTCCTCCGGTTCGCGATCCGGCTCTTTTCCGTTCCGGGCGTTATCGTCCACGAATTCGCTCACAAGTGGGCCTGCGGTCTCGTCGGCGTGACCGTTCTCGAGGTGGTGTACTTCCGGTTCGGAGATCCACCGGGATACGTCCGTCACGTCCAGCCCGACCGGTATCGGGAGGCGTTCGTCGTCAGCGTTGCCCCGTTTCTGGTCAACACGGGGAGCGCGTTCTGCCTCTTCCTGGGTCTCGCCGCGCTCCTCGAGACGACGGGCGGTATTCGGTCGGCGACGAACGGACAGCTCGCCATCGCCGTCGTCCTCTGCTGGTTCGCGCTTTCGATCGGGATGTACGCGTTTCCGAGCACGGGAGACGCGAACAGCCTCTGGAACCGCTCGCGAACCGAGTGGCGGCGGTCACCGACGGTGTTGCTCGGCGTCCCCGTCGTCGTCGTGATTTACGTCGCGAATCTGCTGTCGCGGCTGTGGGCGGACGCGCTCTACGCGCTGGGAATCGGGGTCGCGGCGTTTTCTGTCGTCGGTCCGACGGTGATCTGA
- a CDS encoding MarR family transcriptional regulator: protein MEETDGEEIVDLPPSAKLVFKVLEYDGPLTQKQIVEESMLSARTVRYALERLEEIGIVDEDIYFADARQSLYRLEEPVAADGNGVDEAPKKDACCAE from the coding sequence ATGGAAGAGACCGACGGGGAAGAGATAGTAGACTTGCCACCGAGTGCGAAACTGGTCTTCAAGGTTCTCGAGTACGACGGGCCACTGACACAAAAACAGATCGTCGAGGAGTCTATGCTCTCGGCCCGGACGGTGCGGTACGCACTCGAGCGACTCGAGGAAATCGGCATCGTCGACGAGGATATTTACTTTGCTGACGCTCGCCAGAGCCTGTATCGGCTCGAGGAACCGGTCGCAGCCGACGGCAACGGCGTCGACGAGGCGCCGAAAAAGGACGCCTGCTGCGCGGAATAA
- a CDS encoding NAD+ synthase yields MSVDRKTFVFSDVAPTNGAFVTDRRSLEVVRERIVAAIRTSVGDAGADGVVVAMSGGLDSTLTAALAVEAVGNENVLGLGLPCHKTDAAHVSDARTLAEGMGIDYEEIQLRPLLEAFEGTVASELESESASDASGRSDERTHAVGNAVARLRMVTAYYAANRQSRLVIGTANRSERLLGYFTKYGDGAADVYPLGDCYKTEVRALAKHVGIPRRIIGKEPTAGFWATQTDADELGARYDVIDPLLYRLVENDLPLEEAITELRIDPETAGEIASRFEATTHKRTVPPTPGIGDRADSRAFDGSTGPE; encoded by the coding sequence ATGAGCGTAGATAGGAAGACGTTCGTATTCTCGGACGTGGCGCCCACGAACGGAGCGTTCGTCACGGATCGCCGCTCGCTCGAGGTCGTCCGCGAGCGGATCGTGGCAGCGATCCGGACCAGCGTCGGCGACGCCGGCGCGGACGGCGTCGTCGTGGCGATGAGCGGCGGACTCGACTCGACGCTGACGGCGGCGCTCGCGGTCGAAGCCGTGGGCAACGAGAACGTGCTTGGACTGGGGCTGCCCTGTCACAAAACGGATGCGGCCCACGTCAGCGACGCCCGGACGCTCGCCGAGGGAATGGGGATCGATTACGAAGAGATTCAGCTTCGGCCGCTTCTCGAGGCCTTCGAGGGGACGGTCGCGAGCGAACTCGAGTCGGAATCGGCGTCGGACGCGAGCGGCCGATCCGACGAGCGAACCCACGCGGTCGGGAACGCGGTCGCACGGCTGCGGATGGTCACAGCCTACTACGCGGCGAACCGCCAGTCGCGTCTCGTGATCGGAACCGCGAACCGCTCGGAGCGACTGCTGGGGTACTTCACCAAGTACGGGGACGGCGCGGCCGACGTCTATCCGCTCGGCGACTGCTACAAGACGGAGGTCCGGGCACTCGCGAAACACGTCGGGATTCCCCGCCGCATCATCGGCAAAGAGCCGACGGCGGGATTCTGGGCGACCCAGACCGACGCCGACGAACTCGGCGCGCGATACGACGTGATCGACCCGCTGTTGTATCGGCTCGTGGAAAACGACCTCCCGCTCGAGGAGGCCATCACCGAACTCAGGATCGATCCCGAGACGGCCGGTGAGATCGCCTCGAGATTCGAGGCGACGACTCACAAACGTACGGTCCCGCCGACACCGGGAATCGGTGACCGCGCCGATAGCCGCGCGTTCGACGGATCGACCGGGCCCGAGTGA
- a CDS encoding DUF7344 domain-containing protein, with amino-acid sequence MGERRATTGESRPAQTGPSDRDAQSREGEIFDLLSNQRRRYAIHYCKREDEPVTLGDLAEHVAAWELEKDLDEITSAERKRVYTSLQQSHLPTLERADVIEFDDRTIELTDEAAELDVYLDIVPGNSVSWGVYYLGLTGVGSVVMAGLWLEVVPTETIPELGWATLVFALFAVSAIVHVTQTRRLRLGEMERPP; translated from the coding sequence ATCGGCGAACGACGGGCGACGACCGGCGAGAGCCGACCGGCCCAGACGGGGCCCTCGGACCGCGACGCCCAGTCGAGGGAAGGTGAGATTTTCGACCTGCTTTCCAATCAGCGTCGCCGCTACGCCATCCACTACTGCAAACGCGAAGACGAACCCGTGACGCTCGGCGATCTCGCCGAACACGTCGCCGCGTGGGAACTCGAGAAGGACCTCGACGAGATAACCTCCGCGGAGCGAAAGCGCGTCTATACGTCCCTCCAACAGTCGCACCTTCCGACCCTCGAGCGGGCCGACGTAATCGAATTCGACGACCGGACGATCGAACTCACCGACGAGGCGGCCGAGCTGGACGTCTACCTCGACATCGTTCCGGGCAATTCGGTCTCGTGGGGGGTCTACTACCTGGGGCTGACCGGAGTCGGATCCGTCGTTATGGCGGGGCTGTGGCTCGAGGTAGTGCCGACGGAGACGATACCGGAACTCGGCTGGGCGACGCTGGTGTTCGCCCTGTTTGCCGTGTCGGCTATCGTCCACGTGACACAAACCAGACGGCTGCGCCTCGGTGAAATGGAACGACCACCGTAA
- a CDS encoding ribosome biogenesis/translation initiation ATPase RLI, translating to MADDSIAVVDLDRCQPDRCGYECKNYCPPNRTGKECITLRGEDADEGQPEQIHISEEICLGETCGICVEKCPFDAIEIINLPKELQDDPAHRYGENAFSLYGLPAPQEGQVTGILGPNGIGKTTAVRILAGELEPNLGRYEESPGWDEALEAYRGTELQDYIADVRDGDVTVARKPQYVDQIPNSFDGNTRQLLERTNERAALDDLVERLSIEPVMEQSIDDLSGGELQRVAIAATLARDTDFYFLDEITPYLDIGQRVTAARLIRELAEEEGKSMLVVEHDLAILDLLADTLHVAYGEPGAYGVITSPKSVRNGINEYLSGYLDNENMRIRPDPIEFEEHAPRTETHGDALVEYPALTKSYGDGEFGLEVEAGQIRENEVLGIVGPNGIGKSTFAKLLTGNLTPDDGDADLDLEISYKPQYVTIDQPMRVDAFLSSITDQFGSSYWNTEIAQPLQLERIMEQNLSDLSGGERQRVAIAACLSDSADLYLLDEPSAHLDVEQRVQATKAIRRYAEQQDATVMVIDHDIYMIDLLADRLMVFDGEPAVHGRAGKPQSMRDGMNEFLANLEVTFRRDERTSRPRINKPESQLDRQQKSEGEYYYAP from the coding sequence ATGGCCGACGACAGCATCGCCGTCGTAGACCTAGACCGATGTCAACCCGACCGGTGTGGCTACGAGTGCAAAAACTACTGTCCGCCGAACCGGACCGGCAAGGAGTGTATCACCCTCCGCGGAGAGGACGCCGATGAGGGCCAACCCGAACAGATTCACATCTCCGAGGAGATCTGTCTGGGCGAGACCTGCGGGATCTGCGTCGAAAAGTGTCCGTTCGACGCCATCGAGATCATCAACCTCCCGAAGGAACTCCAGGACGACCCCGCTCACCGCTACGGCGAGAACGCCTTCTCGCTGTACGGCCTCCCCGCGCCACAGGAGGGCCAGGTAACCGGCATCCTGGGACCCAACGGGATCGGGAAGACGACAGCCGTCAGAATCCTCGCCGGCGAACTCGAGCCCAACCTCGGCCGCTACGAGGAGTCCCCGGGCTGGGACGAGGCGCTCGAGGCCTACCGCGGGACGGAACTCCAGGACTACATCGCGGACGTCCGCGACGGCGACGTCACGGTAGCGCGAAAGCCGCAGTACGTCGACCAGATTCCGAACTCCTTCGACGGCAACACGCGCCAGTTACTCGAGCGGACGAACGAGCGCGCTGCGTTAGACGACCTGGTCGAGCGCCTCTCGATCGAACCGGTCATGGAGCAATCGATCGACGACCTCTCGGGAGGCGAACTCCAGCGAGTCGCCATCGCAGCCACGCTGGCCCGCGATACGGACTTCTACTTCCTCGACGAGATCACGCCGTACCTCGACATCGGCCAGCGCGTGACCGCCGCGCGATTGATCCGGGAACTCGCCGAAGAGGAAGGGAAGTCGATGCTCGTCGTCGAACACGACCTGGCGATCCTCGACTTGCTCGCGGATACGCTGCACGTGGCCTACGGTGAACCGGGCGCGTACGGCGTCATCACGTCGCCGAAATCCGTCCGGAACGGCATCAACGAGTATCTCTCCGGCTATCTCGACAACGAAAACATGCGGATCCGCCCGGACCCGATCGAATTCGAGGAACACGCGCCTCGAACCGAGACGCACGGGGACGCGCTCGTCGAGTACCCCGCACTCACCAAGAGCTACGGCGACGGCGAATTCGGCCTCGAGGTCGAGGCCGGCCAGATTCGCGAAAACGAGGTGCTCGGGATCGTCGGTCCGAACGGGATCGGGAAGTCGACGTTCGCGAAACTATTGACGGGCAATCTGACGCCGGACGACGGTGATGCCGACCTGGACCTCGAGATTTCCTACAAGCCACAGTACGTCACCATCGACCAGCCCATGCGGGTCGACGCGTTCCTCTCGTCGATCACCGACCAGTTCGGCTCGTCGTACTGGAACACCGAAATCGCCCAGCCGCTCCAGTTAGAGCGGATCATGGAGCAGAACCTCTCGGATCTCTCCGGCGGCGAGCGCCAGCGGGTCGCGATCGCAGCCTGCCTCTCCGATTCGGCCGACCTCTACTTGCTCGACGAGCCCTCGGCGCACCTCGACGTCGAACAGCGGGTACAGGCGACGAAGGCGATCCGTCGCTACGCCGAACAGCAAGACGCCACCGTGATGGTGATCGACCACGACATCTACATGATCGACCTGCTCGCGGACCGACTGATGGTCTTCGACGGCGAACCCGCCGTCCACGGACGCGCGGGCAAACCGCAGTCGATGCGCGACGGCATGAACGAGTTCCTCGCGAACCTCGAGGTCACGTTCCGCCGGGACGAGCGCACCTCGCGTCCGCGAATCAACAAACCCGAGTCCCAGCTGGATCGCCAGCAAAAAAGCGAGGGCGAGTACTATTACGCGCCCTGA